The following coding sequences lie in one Oncorhynchus gorbuscha isolate QuinsamMale2020 ecotype Even-year linkage group LG10, OgorEven_v1.0, whole genome shotgun sequence genomic window:
- the ppp1r13ba gene encoding protein phosphatase 1, regulatory subunit 13Ba isoform X10, which translates to MKRFFSMVQHSLISVTKDKAWLHQMVCPGPQPQEKENRKAQVPHRAAKMILTVYLSDSQQMLTEVPITPETTCKDVVEFCKEAGEGGCHLTDVWKGNERVIPFDILMFEHLQEWGPRRMEVMFYLRHEDSPSESSDQGSQLSQEQSNRGSGGSSDQSCEERVGNPCVELTLSELQEMATRQQQQIETQQQMLVAKEQRLRYLQQQDHRQGQTVSEAEKLQRLMERVESQEAKLKKIRAMRGQVDYSKLINGNLSAEIQHVSGQFQEKQAELQSAVVKVDQLNQQLEDLRRGRLNGLQPLGGPLTGTAALELRKLYQELQVRNKLNTEHSGRLQQNKELLNKRNTEVTMMDKRIGDLRDRLHKKKTELNRINGPPSPQPTPSSSGRIAAVCPYIQVPVPGRQEVGYALPPDPVKPPFVPGTGTISHGRSKSANEAVWPTLSKSVSSMQPSDWRNTSPDQSLDFSKLPGGSVSKPLPIYGTYPAPTGHPSIVCSTSSLTRSAPATLAWQRSAPAPPGYSSQQIQQRISVPPSPTPQSGLGEGESPDPLPAVAVRPYVPDRSSSRPQSPRKGPATMNSSSIYHMYLQQPAAAKSYPAGGRSAVKAVYGKPVLPSSTSPSPVPFQHEALSPGGESGGDMVDREGDTTEGRLLTPPSVENIPRPLSPTKLTPVAHSPLRYQSDADLEVLRRRLTNAPRPLKKRSSITEPEGPTGPNIQKLLYQRFNTLAGGMEGGNSTPFYQPVFMGGVLGCPDMDNINTSNGNLIGTASLVITAADGTNSDHRLSSSMSPSSDSNERRTRPPSETTPRMPTPQPSLEDNNNQPGPSSTTSTPRPIPIPEASSPQPKETSPRTVTPPALPKIKRTNLKKPESERTGHGLRVKFNPLALLLDASLEGEFDLVQRIIYEVENPSTANDEGITPLHNAVCAGRHHIVKFLLDFGVNVNAADSDGWTPLHCAASCNSVHLCKLLVESGAAIFATTISDVETAADKCEEMEDGYTQCSQFLFGLQEKLGVMNKGSVYALWDYEAQSSDELSFHEGDAITTLSRRDHAETEWWWARLHDNEGYVPRNLLGLYPRIKPRQRSLA; encoded by the exons ATGATCTTGACAGTGTACCTGAGCGACAGCCAGCAGATGCTGACAGAGGTGCCCATCACCCCAGAGACCACCTGTAAAGACGTGGTGGAGTTCTGTAAGGAGGCCGGAGAAGGTGGCTGTcacctgactgatgtctggaaGGGCAACG AGAGAGTGATCCCCTTTGACATCCTGATGTTTGAGCACCTGCAGGAGTGGGGTCCCAGGAGGATGGAGGTCATGTTCTACCTGAGACACGAAGACTCCCCCTCAGAGAGCAGCGACCAGG GGAGCCAGCTCTCTCAGGAACAGTCCAACAGAGGCAGTGGAGGGAGCTCAGACCAGTCATGTGAGGAAAGG GTGGGGAACCCTTGCGTGGAGCTGACTCTGTCGGAGCTGCAGGAGATGGCCACACGGCAACAGCAACAGATCGAGACCCAACAGCAGATGCTGGTTGCCAAG GAGCAGCGTCTGAGGTACCTGCAGCAGCAGGACCACAGACAGGGCCAGACGGTGTCAGAGGCTGAGAAGCTACAGAGGTTGATGGAGCGAGTGGAGAGTCAGGAGGCCAAACTAAAGAAGATCCGCGCCATGAGGGGCCAGGTGGACTACAGCAAGCTCATCAATGGCAACCTGT CAGCTGAGATCCAGCATGTGAGTGGGCAGTTCCAGGAGAAGCAGGCAGAGCTGCAGTCAGCTGTGGTGAAGGTGGACCAACTCAACCAGCAGCTTGAGGACCTGAGGAGGGGACGTCTCAACGGCCTGCAGCCCCTAGGAGGACCTCTCACTGGCACCGCCGCTCTGGAGCTACGCAAACTCTACCAGGAACTACAG gtGCGTAACAAGCTGAACACGGAGCATAGTGGCAGGCTGCAGCAGAACAAGGAGCTGCTGAATAAGCGCAACACGGAGGTGACTATGATGGACAAGCGCATTGGGGACCTTCGCGACCGCCTGCACAAGAAAAAAACAGAG CTTAACAGGATAAACGGTCCTCCCTCCCCCCAGCCCACTCCCAGCAGCTCAGGCCGCATAGCCGCGGTATGTCCGTATATCCAGGTGCCCGTCCCAGGCAGACAAGAGGTGGGCTATGCTCTGCCCCCAGACCCCGTCAAACCACCGTTTGTCCCTGGGACTGGCACCATCAGCCATGGCCGCTCCAAATCAG CCAATGAAGCAGTGTGGCCCACCCTTAGTAAAAGTGTCTCCTCGATGCAACCTTCAGATTGGAGAAACACCAGCCCAGACCAG AGCCTTGACTTCAGTAAGCTACCAGGAGGATCCGTGTCCAAACCACTACCCATCTATGGGACCTATCCTGCACCTACTGGCCACCCGTCTATAGTCTGCTCTACCAGCTCCCTGACCAGGTCCGCCCCTGCCACTTTAGCCTGGCAGCGTTCAGCCCCAGCACCTCCTGGTTACTCCTCCCAGCAGATCCAGCAGCGTATCTCTGTCCCTCCTAGCCCCACACCTCAGTCAggcctgggggagggggagagtccTGACCCCCTGCCGGCTGTGGCTGTGAGACCCTACGTTCCAGACCGGTCCTCCTCCAGGCCTCAGTCCCCCAGGAAGGGCCCTGCCACTATGAACTCCTCCTCCATCTACCACATGTACCTGCAGCAGCCTGCAGCAGCCAAGAGCTACCCAGCAGGAGGCAGATCTGCTGTCAAAGCAG TGTATGGGAAACCTGTGCTTCCCTCCagcacctctccctcccctgtgcccTTCCAGCATGAGGCCCTGTCcccaggaggagagagtggaggggacaTGGTGGACAGGGAAGGGGACACCACAGAGGGTAGACTCCTAACCCCTCCCAGCGTGGAGAACATCCCGCGGCCCCTGAGCCCCACCAAGCTGACCCCCGTGGCCCACTCCCCGCTGCGCTACCAGAGCGACGCCGACCTAGAGGTCCTGCGCCGGCGGCTGACCAATGCACCGCGCCCGCTGAAGAAACGCAGCTCCATCACAGAGCCAGAGGGCCCCACCGGACCCAACATCCAGAAGCTCCTGTACCAGCGCTTCAACACCCTGGCCGGAGGCATGGAGGGCGGCAACAGCACCCCATTCTACCAGCCCGTCTTCATGGGTGGTGTCCTGGGATGTCCTGACATGGACAACATCAACACTTCTAATGGGAACCTGATCGGGACAGCTTCCCTGGTCATCACTGCCGCAGACGGTACCAACTCAGACCATCGCCTGTCCTCTTCCATGTCCCCTTCCTCTGACTCCAATGAGAGGAGGACACGCCCACCCAGTGAGACCACTCCCCGCATGCCCACCCCCCAGCCCAGCTTGGAAGACAACAACAACCAACCTGGTCCTTCTAGCACCACCTCCACTCCCAGGCCCATCCCCATCCCTGAGGCCTCGTCTCCCCAGCCGAAAGAAACCTCTCCCCGGACTGTCACACCCCCGGCATTGCCTAAG ATCAAGAGGACTAACCTGAAGAAACCTGAGTCAGAGAGGACAGGCCATGGGCTGCGGGTCAAGTTCAACCCTCTTGCCCTGCTACTGGATGCCTCTCTGGAGGGAGAGTTTGACTTGGTGCAGCGGATCATCTATGAG GTTGAGAACCCCAGCACGGCTAATGACGAGGGCATCACCCCCCTTCACAACGCCGTATGTGCTGGACGTCACCACATCGTCAAGTTCCTGCTCGACTTTGGAGTTAACGTCAACGCTGCTGACAGCGATGGATG GACCCCACTACACTGTGCGGCCTCCTGTAACAGTGTGCATCTCTGTAAGCTGCTGGTGGAGTCAGGGGCAGCCATCTTTGCCACCACCATCAGTGATGTGGAGACAGCGGCTGATAAATGTGAGGAGATGGAGGACGGATACACACAGTGTTCCCAGTTCCTCTTCG GGCTGCAGGAGAAGCTAGGGGTGATGAATAAAGGGTCTGTGTATGCGCTGTGGGACTATGAGGCACAGAGCTCAGATGAGCTGTCCTTCCACGAGGGAGACGCCATCACCACCCTGAGTCGCAGGGACCACGCTGAGACAGAGTGGTGGTGGGCCAGGCTACATGACAATGAGGGCTACGTACCACGCAACCTGCTCGGG TTGTATCCAAGGATCAAGCCTAGACAACGTTCTCTGGCATAG
- the ppp1r13ba gene encoding protein phosphatase 1, regulatory subunit 13Ba isoform X6, producing the protein MKRFFSMVQHSLISVTKDKAWLHQMVCPGPQPQEKENRKAQVPHRAAKMILTVYLSDSQQMLTEVPITPETTCKDVVEFCKEAGEGGCHLTDVWKGNERVIPFDILMFEHLQEWGPRRMEVMFYLRHEDSPSESSDQGSQLSQEQSNRGSGGSSDQSCEERVGNPCVELTLSELQEMATRQQQQIETQQQMLVAKEQRLRYLQQQDHRQGQTVSEAEKLQRLMERVESQEAKLKKIRAMRGQVDYSKLINGNLSAEIQHVSGQFQEKQAELQSAVVKVDQLNQQLEDLRRGRLNGLQPLGGPLTGTAALELRKLYQELQVRNKLNTEHSGRLQQNKELLNKRNTEVTMMDKRIGDLRDRLHKKKTELNRINGPPSPQPTPSSSGRIAAVCPYIQVPVPGRQEVGYALPPDPVKPPFVPGTGTISHGRSKSANEAVWPTLSKSVSSMQPSDWRNTSPDQSLDFSKLPGGSVSKPLPIYGTYPAPTGHPSIVCSTSSLTRSAPATLAWQRSAPAPPGYSSQQIQQRISVPPSPTPQSGLGEGESPDPLPAVAVRPYVPDRSSSRPQSPRKGPATMNSSSIYHMYLQQPAAAKSYPAGGRSAVKAVYGKPVLPSSTSPSPVPFQHEALSPGGESGGDMVDREGDTTEGRLLTPPSVENIPRPLSPTKLTPVAHSPLRYQSDADLEVLRRRLTNAPRPLKKRSSITEPEGPTGPNIQKLLYQRFNTLAGGMEGGNSTPFYQPVFMGGVLGCPDMDNINTSNGNLIGTASLVITAADGTNSDHRLSSSMSPSSDSNERRTRPPSETTPRMPTPQPSLEDNNNQPGPSSTTSTPRPIPIPEASSPQPKETSPRTVTPPALPKQIKRTNLKKPESERTGHGLRVKFNPLALLLDASLEGEFDLVQRIIYEVENPSTANDEGITPLHNAVCAGRHHIVKFLLDFGVNVNAADSDGWTPLHCAASCNSVHLCKLLVESGAAIFATTISDVETAADKCEEMEDGYTQCSQFLFGLQEKLGVMNKGSVYALWDYEAQSSDELSFHEGDAITTLSRRDHAETEWWWARLHDNEGYVPRNLLGLYPRIKPRQRSLA; encoded by the exons ATGATCTTGACAGTGTACCTGAGCGACAGCCAGCAGATGCTGACAGAGGTGCCCATCACCCCAGAGACCACCTGTAAAGACGTGGTGGAGTTCTGTAAGGAGGCCGGAGAAGGTGGCTGTcacctgactgatgtctggaaGGGCAACG AGAGAGTGATCCCCTTTGACATCCTGATGTTTGAGCACCTGCAGGAGTGGGGTCCCAGGAGGATGGAGGTCATGTTCTACCTGAGACACGAAGACTCCCCCTCAGAGAGCAGCGACCAGG GGAGCCAGCTCTCTCAGGAACAGTCCAACAGAGGCAGTGGAGGGAGCTCAGACCAGTCATGTGAGGAAAGG GTGGGGAACCCTTGCGTGGAGCTGACTCTGTCGGAGCTGCAGGAGATGGCCACACGGCAACAGCAACAGATCGAGACCCAACAGCAGATGCTGGTTGCCAAG GAGCAGCGTCTGAGGTACCTGCAGCAGCAGGACCACAGACAGGGCCAGACGGTGTCAGAGGCTGAGAAGCTACAGAGGTTGATGGAGCGAGTGGAGAGTCAGGAGGCCAAACTAAAGAAGATCCGCGCCATGAGGGGCCAGGTGGACTACAGCAAGCTCATCAATGGCAACCTGT CAGCTGAGATCCAGCATGTGAGTGGGCAGTTCCAGGAGAAGCAGGCAGAGCTGCAGTCAGCTGTGGTGAAGGTGGACCAACTCAACCAGCAGCTTGAGGACCTGAGGAGGGGACGTCTCAACGGCCTGCAGCCCCTAGGAGGACCTCTCACTGGCACCGCCGCTCTGGAGCTACGCAAACTCTACCAGGAACTACAG gtGCGTAACAAGCTGAACACGGAGCATAGTGGCAGGCTGCAGCAGAACAAGGAGCTGCTGAATAAGCGCAACACGGAGGTGACTATGATGGACAAGCGCATTGGGGACCTTCGCGACCGCCTGCACAAGAAAAAAACAGAG CTTAACAGGATAAACGGTCCTCCCTCCCCCCAGCCCACTCCCAGCAGCTCAGGCCGCATAGCCGCGGTATGTCCGTATATCCAGGTGCCCGTCCCAGGCAGACAAGAGGTGGGCTATGCTCTGCCCCCAGACCCCGTCAAACCACCGTTTGTCCCTGGGACTGGCACCATCAGCCATGGCCGCTCCAAATCAG CCAATGAAGCAGTGTGGCCCACCCTTAGTAAAAGTGTCTCCTCGATGCAACCTTCAGATTGGAGAAACACCAGCCCAGACCAG AGCCTTGACTTCAGTAAGCTACCAGGAGGATCCGTGTCCAAACCACTACCCATCTATGGGACCTATCCTGCACCTACTGGCCACCCGTCTATAGTCTGCTCTACCAGCTCCCTGACCAGGTCCGCCCCTGCCACTTTAGCCTGGCAGCGTTCAGCCCCAGCACCTCCTGGTTACTCCTCCCAGCAGATCCAGCAGCGTATCTCTGTCCCTCCTAGCCCCACACCTCAGTCAggcctgggggagggggagagtccTGACCCCCTGCCGGCTGTGGCTGTGAGACCCTACGTTCCAGACCGGTCCTCCTCCAGGCCTCAGTCCCCCAGGAAGGGCCCTGCCACTATGAACTCCTCCTCCATCTACCACATGTACCTGCAGCAGCCTGCAGCAGCCAAGAGCTACCCAGCAGGAGGCAGATCTGCTGTCAAAGCAG TGTATGGGAAACCTGTGCTTCCCTCCagcacctctccctcccctgtgcccTTCCAGCATGAGGCCCTGTCcccaggaggagagagtggaggggacaTGGTGGACAGGGAAGGGGACACCACAGAGGGTAGACTCCTAACCCCTCCCAGCGTGGAGAACATCCCGCGGCCCCTGAGCCCCACCAAGCTGACCCCCGTGGCCCACTCCCCGCTGCGCTACCAGAGCGACGCCGACCTAGAGGTCCTGCGCCGGCGGCTGACCAATGCACCGCGCCCGCTGAAGAAACGCAGCTCCATCACAGAGCCAGAGGGCCCCACCGGACCCAACATCCAGAAGCTCCTGTACCAGCGCTTCAACACCCTGGCCGGAGGCATGGAGGGCGGCAACAGCACCCCATTCTACCAGCCCGTCTTCATGGGTGGTGTCCTGGGATGTCCTGACATGGACAACATCAACACTTCTAATGGGAACCTGATCGGGACAGCTTCCCTGGTCATCACTGCCGCAGACGGTACCAACTCAGACCATCGCCTGTCCTCTTCCATGTCCCCTTCCTCTGACTCCAATGAGAGGAGGACACGCCCACCCAGTGAGACCACTCCCCGCATGCCCACCCCCCAGCCCAGCTTGGAAGACAACAACAACCAACCTGGTCCTTCTAGCACCACCTCCACTCCCAGGCCCATCCCCATCCCTGAGGCCTCGTCTCCCCAGCCGAAAGAAACCTCTCCCCGGACTGTCACACCCCCGGCATTGCCTAAG CAGATCAAGAGGACTAACCTGAAGAAACCTGAGTCAGAGAGGACAGGCCATGGGCTGCGGGTCAAGTTCAACCCTCTTGCCCTGCTACTGGATGCCTCTCTGGAGGGAGAGTTTGACTTGGTGCAGCGGATCATCTATGAG GTTGAGAACCCCAGCACGGCTAATGACGAGGGCATCACCCCCCTTCACAACGCCGTATGTGCTGGACGTCACCACATCGTCAAGTTCCTGCTCGACTTTGGAGTTAACGTCAACGCTGCTGACAGCGATGGATG GACCCCACTACACTGTGCGGCCTCCTGTAACAGTGTGCATCTCTGTAAGCTGCTGGTGGAGTCAGGGGCAGCCATCTTTGCCACCACCATCAGTGATGTGGAGACAGCGGCTGATAAATGTGAGGAGATGGAGGACGGATACACACAGTGTTCCCAGTTCCTCTTCG GGCTGCAGGAGAAGCTAGGGGTGATGAATAAAGGGTCTGTGTATGCGCTGTGGGACTATGAGGCACAGAGCTCAGATGAGCTGTCCTTCCACGAGGGAGACGCCATCACCACCCTGAGTCGCAGGGACCACGCTGAGACAGAGTGGTGGTGGGCCAGGCTACATGACAATGAGGGCTACGTACCACGCAACCTGCTCGGG TTGTATCCAAGGATCAAGCCTAGACAACGTTCTCTGGCATAG
- the ppp1r13ba gene encoding protein phosphatase 1, regulatory subunit 13Ba isoform X7, with product MEWKHVEAVQEFTVERQCSKIKVRSCRITWDAHQVGNPCVELTLSELQEMATRQQQQIETQQQMLVAKEQRLRYLQQQDHRQGQTVSEAEKLQRLMERVESQEAKLKKIRAMRGQVDYSKLINGNLSAEIQHVSGQFQEKQAELQSAVVKVDQLNQQLEDLRRGRLNGLQPLGGPLTGTAALELRKLYQELQVRNKLNTEHSGRLQQNKELLNKRNTEVTMMDKRIGDLRDRLHKKKTELNRINGPPSPQPTPSSSGRIAAVCPYIQVPVPGRQEVGYALPPDPVKPPFVPGTGTISHGRSKSEEEGCGVRKPFVQWKVSDLDIIVDPMEMRDVPRSPSGACSADTVWSQGLGQQKQMGLSYRAQYQQHKSNEAVWPTLSKSVSSMQPSDWRNTSPDQSLDFSKLPGGSVSKPLPIYGTYPAPTGHPSIVCSTSSLTRSAPATLAWQRSAPAPPGYSSQQIQQRISVPPSPTPQSGLGEGESPDPLPAVAVRPYVPDRSSSRPQSPRKGPATMNSSSIYHMYLQQPAAAKSYPAGGRSAVKAVYGKPVLPSSTSPSPVPFQHEALSPGGESGGDMVDREGDTTEGRLLTPPSVENIPRPLSPTKLTPVAHSPLRYQSDADLEVLRRRLTNAPRPLKKRSSITEPEGPTGPNIQKLLYQRFNTLAGGMEGGNSTPFYQPVFMGGVLGCPDMDNINTSNGNLIGTASLVITAADGTNSDHRLSSSMSPSSDSNERRTRPPSETTPRMPTPQPSLEDNNNQPGPSSTTSTPRPIPIPEASSPQPKETSPRTVTPPALPKQIKRTNLKKPESERTGHGLRVKFNPLALLLDASLEGEFDLVQRIIYEVENPSTANDEGITPLHNAVCAGRHHIVKFLLDFGVNVNAADSDGWTPLHCAASCNSVHLCKLLVESGAAIFATTISDVETAADKCEEMEDGYTQCSQFLFGLQEKLGVMNKGSVYALWDYEAQSSDELSFHEGDAITTLSRRDHAETEWWWARLHDNEGYVPRNLLGLYPRIKPRQRSLA from the exons ATGGAGTGGAAACATGTTGAGGCTGTACAGGAATTTACAGTTGAACGACAATGCAGCAAAATTAAGGTGCGATCTTGCAGAATTACATGGGACGCCCACCAG GTGGGGAACCCTTGCGTGGAGCTGACTCTGTCGGAGCTGCAGGAGATGGCCACACGGCAACAGCAACAGATCGAGACCCAACAGCAGATGCTGGTTGCCAAG GAGCAGCGTCTGAGGTACCTGCAGCAGCAGGACCACAGACAGGGCCAGACGGTGTCAGAGGCTGAGAAGCTACAGAGGTTGATGGAGCGAGTGGAGAGTCAGGAGGCCAAACTAAAGAAGATCCGCGCCATGAGGGGCCAGGTGGACTACAGCAAGCTCATCAATGGCAACCTGT CAGCTGAGATCCAGCATGTGAGTGGGCAGTTCCAGGAGAAGCAGGCAGAGCTGCAGTCAGCTGTGGTGAAGGTGGACCAACTCAACCAGCAGCTTGAGGACCTGAGGAGGGGACGTCTCAACGGCCTGCAGCCCCTAGGAGGACCTCTCACTGGCACCGCCGCTCTGGAGCTACGCAAACTCTACCAGGAACTACAG gtGCGTAACAAGCTGAACACGGAGCATAGTGGCAGGCTGCAGCAGAACAAGGAGCTGCTGAATAAGCGCAACACGGAGGTGACTATGATGGACAAGCGCATTGGGGACCTTCGCGACCGCCTGCACAAGAAAAAAACAGAG CTTAACAGGATAAACGGTCCTCCCTCCCCCCAGCCCACTCCCAGCAGCTCAGGCCGCATAGCCGCGGTATGTCCGTATATCCAGGTGCCCGTCCCAGGCAGACAAGAGGTGGGCTATGCTCTGCCCCCAGACCCCGTCAAACCACCGTTTGTCCCTGGGACTGGCACCATCAGCCATGGCCGCTCCAAATCAG AGGAGGAAGGGTGCGGTGTGAGGAAGCCCTTCGTCCAATGGAAGGTCTCAGATTTAGACATCATAGTGGACCCCATGGAGATGAGAGACGTGCCCCGGTCCCCCTCAGGGGCCTGCAGTGCCGACACAGTCTGGAGCCAGGGGCTAGGGCAGCAGAAGCAGATGGGCCTAAGTTACAGGGCTCAATATCAACAACATAAAT CCAATGAAGCAGTGTGGCCCACCCTTAGTAAAAGTGTCTCCTCGATGCAACCTTCAGATTGGAGAAACACCAGCCCAGACCAG AGCCTTGACTTCAGTAAGCTACCAGGAGGATCCGTGTCCAAACCACTACCCATCTATGGGACCTATCCTGCACCTACTGGCCACCCGTCTATAGTCTGCTCTACCAGCTCCCTGACCAGGTCCGCCCCTGCCACTTTAGCCTGGCAGCGTTCAGCCCCAGCACCTCCTGGTTACTCCTCCCAGCAGATCCAGCAGCGTATCTCTGTCCCTCCTAGCCCCACACCTCAGTCAggcctgggggagggggagagtccTGACCCCCTGCCGGCTGTGGCTGTGAGACCCTACGTTCCAGACCGGTCCTCCTCCAGGCCTCAGTCCCCCAGGAAGGGCCCTGCCACTATGAACTCCTCCTCCATCTACCACATGTACCTGCAGCAGCCTGCAGCAGCCAAGAGCTACCCAGCAGGAGGCAGATCTGCTGTCAAAGCAG TGTATGGGAAACCTGTGCTTCCCTCCagcacctctccctcccctgtgcccTTCCAGCATGAGGCCCTGTCcccaggaggagagagtggaggggacaTGGTGGACAGGGAAGGGGACACCACAGAGGGTAGACTCCTAACCCCTCCCAGCGTGGAGAACATCCCGCGGCCCCTGAGCCCCACCAAGCTGACCCCCGTGGCCCACTCCCCGCTGCGCTACCAGAGCGACGCCGACCTAGAGGTCCTGCGCCGGCGGCTGACCAATGCACCGCGCCCGCTGAAGAAACGCAGCTCCATCACAGAGCCAGAGGGCCCCACCGGACCCAACATCCAGAAGCTCCTGTACCAGCGCTTCAACACCCTGGCCGGAGGCATGGAGGGCGGCAACAGCACCCCATTCTACCAGCCCGTCTTCATGGGTGGTGTCCTGGGATGTCCTGACATGGACAACATCAACACTTCTAATGGGAACCTGATCGGGACAGCTTCCCTGGTCATCACTGCCGCAGACGGTACCAACTCAGACCATCGCCTGTCCTCTTCCATGTCCCCTTCCTCTGACTCCAATGAGAGGAGGACACGCCCACCCAGTGAGACCACTCCCCGCATGCCCACCCCCCAGCCCAGCTTGGAAGACAACAACAACCAACCTGGTCCTTCTAGCACCACCTCCACTCCCAGGCCCATCCCCATCCCTGAGGCCTCGTCTCCCCAGCCGAAAGAAACCTCTCCCCGGACTGTCACACCCCCGGCATTGCCTAAG CAGATCAAGAGGACTAACCTGAAGAAACCTGAGTCAGAGAGGACAGGCCATGGGCTGCGGGTCAAGTTCAACCCTCTTGCCCTGCTACTGGATGCCTCTCTGGAGGGAGAGTTTGACTTGGTGCAGCGGATCATCTATGAG GTTGAGAACCCCAGCACGGCTAATGACGAGGGCATCACCCCCCTTCACAACGCCGTATGTGCTGGACGTCACCACATCGTCAAGTTCCTGCTCGACTTTGGAGTTAACGTCAACGCTGCTGACAGCGATGGATG GACCCCACTACACTGTGCGGCCTCCTGTAACAGTGTGCATCTCTGTAAGCTGCTGGTGGAGTCAGGGGCAGCCATCTTTGCCACCACCATCAGTGATGTGGAGACAGCGGCTGATAAATGTGAGGAGATGGAGGACGGATACACACAGTGTTCCCAGTTCCTCTTCG GGCTGCAGGAGAAGCTAGGGGTGATGAATAAAGGGTCTGTGTATGCGCTGTGGGACTATGAGGCACAGAGCTCAGATGAGCTGTCCTTCCACGAGGGAGACGCCATCACCACCCTGAGTCGCAGGGACCACGCTGAGACAGAGTGGTGGTGGGCCAGGCTACATGACAATGAGGGCTACGTACCACGCAACCTGCTCGGG TTGTATCCAAGGATCAAGCCTAGACAACGTTCTCTGGCATAG